The Prochlorococcus marinus str. MIT 9301 genome segment TTGTTGAAAGGTCAACTCTATGCGTTGCCATCCAGTCACCATTAGCTTCCACAAACTTTTGAACATTTCCTTCTGGAGCTTGATGAATGACAATAACTTTTTGAGGATCTTCCTTACTTACTCCTCTAAAAAGTGGCTTAATGAGAAATTCAGAATGTCTTTTTTCAGCTTCCGCACTGTCAAATATCGCGGCCCATTCATCGAAAGTGCTTTCAATTTTAAAAGTAAAAACTGAGGTTATGGAACAAGACATAATAAAGATATTGTTTGTTTAATTAAAATAAGTCTGTTTAATTAAGGTTTAGTTAATTATCTTTAAATGGAATTAAAACAGATGTTTTTTCAAATTTAAGCCAACCTTTTTTCTAATATTTTTAACATTCTTAAATAAACATTCCTATTGAAAAGAGTAAGTGTCAATGCTATCAATTTAATAAAACTTACAAAAATATGGAGCTAAATACTTTCTTACTTATCTTATTAGTCATTGCAAATTTTACAAATTTATATCTGACTCATTTCAAAAAAAAGAAAAAGTAATAGCTTTTACAATTTAAACAAACATTTTAATTCGCTTAACCTTTTATTAATTTTAAGTTAAAAAAAAGATAAACAAATCAGTATTCAATGGATTTAAATGATTAAATCTTAGTGAATAATAAGCTCTCCTTAAAAAATATTAATGTCAAATATGGAGAGAGCCTAGCTTTAAAATCTATAAACTTAGATATTTACAAAGGTGAATTTGTAGTCCTTCTTGGATCTTCTGGGGCAGGTAAATCAACTTTACTAAGAACAATAAATCAATTGAATCCATTAACTTCAGGAGAGTTAGATTTTTTTGATTTAGGAAAAATAAGAAATAAAAAAGATCTTCAGAATTTAAGAAAAAAAACTGGGATGATATTTCAACAACATCAGTTGATTGAGAGAAATACTGTTTTCCAAAATGTTTTAACTGGTCGACTTGGATTTCATTCACTACTTAGAAGCATTTTACCTCTTCCAAAATTTGATCAAGAACTTGCTCTCGATTGTATAGATAGAGTTAACCTCTTAGACAAAGCGCTTGTAAAAGTAAAAGAATTAAGCGGAGGACAACAACAAAGAGTTGGAATTGCTAGAGCTTTAGCTCAAAATCCTTCGTTGATTTTAGCAGATGAACCAATAGCTAGTCTTGACCCAAAAACTTCCCATCAAGTTTTATCGATGCTTAAAGATATTTGTAAGAAAGATAATATATCCGCATTAACTAGTCTTCACCAAGTTGATTTTGCTAAAGAATATGGAGATAGAATTATTGGCTTAAGTCATGGGAAAATAGTTTTTAATGGTAAATCAGATCAACTTTCAGACGAGATTTTAAAAAATATTTATTCATCTTCAACAATAACAGAAGAAACAAATTTTACCTCAAATGAAGTGGTAATGGTTTAAAACCACTTCATTAAAAAAACTTAAACAAAAAAATGAAAC includes the following:
- a CDS encoding DUF3764 family protein, whose amino-acid sequence is MSCSITSVFTFKIESTFDEWAAIFDSAEAEKRHSEFLIKPLFRGVSKEDPQKVIVIHQAPEGNVQKFVEANGDWMATHRVDLSTMEESSWTSSTTTESCCD
- the phnC gene encoding phosphonate ABC transporter ATP-binding protein, producing the protein MNNKLSLKNINVKYGESLALKSINLDIYKGEFVVLLGSSGAGKSTLLRTINQLNPLTSGELDFFDLGKIRNKKDLQNLRKKTGMIFQQHQLIERNTVFQNVLTGRLGFHSLLRSILPLPKFDQELALDCIDRVNLLDKALVKVKELSGGQQQRVGIARALAQNPSLILADEPIASLDPKTSHQVLSMLKDICKKDNISALTSLHQVDFAKEYGDRIIGLSHGKIVFNGKSDQLSDEILKNIYSSSTITEETNFTSNEVVMV